A region of the Pseudomonas silesiensis genome:
AGTCGTCGATCTTGCTGCGCGGCATGCTTGCCGCACCTGGAACGCGCAGAGCGGCAACGCGGCATTTCGGGTCGTTGGCAGGGCCGCTGAACACCTTGAAGTCGACTTCTTTCAGTTGATCGGCAACGTCAACCAGTTCCAGCGGGTTACGCAGGTCCGGCTTGTCGGAACCGTAACGACGCATAGCCTCTTCGAAGGTCATGTGCGGGAAGTCGCCGAACTCCAGGTCCAGCACTTCCTTGAACAGGTTGCGGATCATTTGTTCGGTGATGCCCATGATCTCTTTTTCATCGAGGAAGCTGGTCTCGATGTCGATCTGGGTGAATTCCGGCTGACGGTCGGCGCGCAGGTCTTCGTCGCGGAAGCACTTGGCGATCTGGTAGTAACGATCGAAACCGGCAACCATCAGCAGCTGCTTGAACAGCTGTGGCGATTGCGGCAGGGCGAAGAAGCTACCGGCGTGAGTACGGCTCGGCACCAGGTAGTCGCGAGCGCCTTCTGGCGTGGCACGGGTCAGAATCGGCGTCTCGACATCGAGGAAGCCGTTCTCGTCCAGGAAGCGACGGATGCTGGTGGTCATGCGCGAGCGCAGACGCAGTTTCTCGAGCATTTCCGGGCGACGCAGGTCGAGGAAGCGATAACGCAGGCGGGTTTCTTCGCCGACGTCGGAGAACTCGTTGAGCGGGAACGGCGGGGTTTCCGCTTCGTTCAATACTTCCAGCTCGTAGCCCAGCACTTCAATCATGCCCGACGCCATGTTGGCGTTGGTGGCACCGGCCGGACGCAGGCGAACCTTGCCGGTGATCTTGACCACGTATTCGCTGCGCACGCGATCGGCGGCGGCGAAGGATTCGGCGCGGTCCGGGTCGAACACCACCTGGGCCAGACCGTCACGATCACGGATATCGAGGAAAATCACCCCACCGTGGTCACGGCGTCGGTGAACCCATCCGCAAAGGGTAATTTCCTGGCCTTCCAGGCTTTCGTTCAGTTGGCCGCAATAATGGCTGCGCATCATGGTAGTGGTTTCGCTTCTCGTAATTCGAAATTCGTTTGGAGACCTTGCTCATATCCGCCCTTGTGAAAGGTGCCAGAGGGTGCAAGAGCTCACGCGTAGTCGTTCAACTCAGGTCTTGAACCCTAGTCAGCTTTGTCGCCGCCGGCCAGGTTCTTCTTCGAACCGGTCTTGAAATCGGTTTCGTACCAGCCGGTGCCGCTGAGGCGGAAGCCCGGCATGGACAGCATCTTCTTGAGCTCTGGCGCCTGGCAGGCAGGGCAGTCGACCAGCGGTGCTGCGCTGATCTTTTGAATGGCTTCCAACTGATGACCACAGGAAGCACATTGATAGTCGTACATCGGCATGGGGGTTGTCTCGGCGATCAGATTGCTACCGCACACGCTGGGTTTTGCGGCAAAGAGCGGGATTATATCCATTAAATGCAGCCTGTGCAGCCGTAAGACTGCACAGATCGACACTCGACGCGTTCCACCGCCACCGTCAGGCCGTAACCGGGCAATTCCCCTCCTTCAAGCTGTGTACCACACAGACAACCCGCACCAGCGCGCTGAAATTCTTCACCCCGCCGTGCCGCAAATGCACTTGACGGTCCACGTGAGACAGCAGCGCACTGACCGAACAGCGATTGACCTTGGCCATTTCGCCTAAAATATCCCAATAAACCTGTTCAAGCCGCAAACAGGTCGCAAAACCATTCAAACGCACTGACCGGGATAATGGCTGGGCCAGCCCCATGTCAAACTCGCTGACAAACGGATCGATCCTTATATCCTTGGATGGAGGACCATCCCTTACCTCGCTTTGCCTGCCTTCATTAACCATACCGTTGACACTCCTTTGCCATGCCGGGTTTTTTTAAGAGCCCTGTTGCGATTCTTATAAAAACGCAGGTGCAAAGTTATCTCCAGATGACTTTATGACCATCGACGTAGGATAAGCCAACAGATGAAGACAGATCATGGAGTTTGTCTTGGTCAGAACCTTTTCCCACACAACCTGGTGCCGAATCATTCAAGCGCGAACGACACCTGCCCGATATCGATTGCCATGCGAGCCCCTATAAGGTGGTGAAATCCATCCGACAGCTGCAGCATCACGCTCAAGCCCGTCGCCACGCCGCAGCCCTGGATGTCCCGGCGATCTGCGACAAATCGTCCCCGATCGACCACCGGACTCCTTGATTTGAGTAGCCTGCAGCTTTGCTGTTAAATAGGCAGTGTGTCGTCGGCCTCTATTTTTCCGGGTGCTGCGCATAGGCTGATAGCGGGTACGTGTCCAACGCCTCTTATTGTTCTGAAGCGAACCGTGCTTCGTCAGCTCTTCCTTGTGATCCGTCTTAACGTGAGTTAATCAAAATGTTGAAAATCGTCCACCTGCTAATGGGCGCAGCGGCCCTGCTGCTGTCCTTCATCCCTAGCCTGCAACCCGAAGCTGTTCCTTACCTGCAACAACCCGATGCGCTGTACCTGGCCTTTTTCGGCCTGCTCAACCTCACCCTCGCACCTGTCATTCCTTACTGGAACAAAGGTGCGCGTCATCAGTTGCAAAACCTGGTCAGCGCCCTGTTGGTGCTGGCTGTCGTCTTGCAAACCCTGACGCTGATCGCGAAGATGCCTGTCATCGCCGGTCAACCTGCCGTTCTGTTCAGCCTGATCGCTGCCCTGATCGCCGTTCTTCTGCACCTGGCCATCAGCTTTTACAAATCGTCACCGGCCGCCGCGACGCCAAGCTATGACATGAGCAACCGCGATACGGGTACCGTCAAGTGGTTCAACACTTCCAAAGGCTTCGGCTTTATCTCCCGTGACTCCGGCGATGATATTTTCGTGCATTTCCGGGCTATTCGGGGTGAAGGCCATCGTGTCCTGGTCGAAGGCCAGCGCGTTGAGTTTTCTGTCATGAATCGTGACAAGGGCCTGCAAGCCGAAGATGTGATCGCCGCTTTGCCGCGACGCTGATCCAAGGCTGAAAAAAACCGCGAACAGCCAGGCTGTTCGCGGTTTTTTATTGCGCACCCATTGGGCCCCGCGGGTTCAATAGTGCGGTGGTGGCGCTTCTTCTTCGAAGGATTCGAACTGGCCGACCATTTCCTCCTGGCGCTTGAGCAACGCCTCCATCTGCAATTGCAGGCGCTCAACAACCCGCTGCTGTGCCGCCAGCACATCATTCAATGCCTGGATGGTGTCATCCTGAAACGCCATTTGGCTCTCCAGATCGGTAACGCGTGCTTCCAGGCTCATGATTCAGCCCTCCAAAAACGTGAAATCATCGGTTAAAACCAGACGCAGCCGTTCACGTATCACCGCGATCTGCTCTGCACTGTAAGGCAACGCCGGGTGCTTGCCCCAGACTGGAGCTGGCCACGCGGCGTCCTCACGCTTGCGCACGATCACATGCATGTGCAGCTGACTGACGACGTTACCCAGGGCCGCGACGTTCAATTTGTCCGCGTCGAACGAGTCCTTGAGCGTTTCCGCCAGCGCAGTCGTTTCCTGCCACAGCTGCTGTTGATCTGCGACATCCAACTGAAATATCTCGCTGATATCCTCGCGGCGTGGCACCAGGATGAACCAGGGATAGTTCGAATCGTTGGACAACAGCAGCCGGCAGAGAGGGAAATCCCCGATCGGTAGCGTGTCTTGTTGAAGTCGTGGATCTAAAGCGAACATCGCGCGCACTCCCGCCTGGTCATTCATTTTCAGCTTAGCGCCCGCCCCGTGAGACGGCGCACCAAGCGACAGGACGGCAGCATACCTGCGATCGGCGCGGGCTTCACGCCGAACCCCGCCAAGCGAGCCAGAACATGAACAAGAGACCCATCTTGGAACATTTTTCATCGAGCCGCACCAACACAGAACCAGCTTGAATGAAAAAACGCCGAAATGACTGATTAACAAGAATGTGTTCAAATTTTCCCGAGGGCGGCACTGTGTGAAATCAGTACAGCTAGAAGATTTTTTGCACCAAAACCGCACAGTGCGTCTACGCTGAGTGCGACGGGCATCCGCCGTTTACTCAACGGCGGGGTGAACCGGTAACGTTTTTGGTTTCACGCAGTCGGCCAGGGTGACGCAACACCATGCGTACCATGGCGTCAAGGCCTCACAAAACAGGCTTGAACCCCAGGTTTCATGAGGTTTTTATTGCGACAGGCTGGTTTTCAGAAAAAAACCGCAACAGATTTCTGATTTGTGCACGCTTGTTGCATTCACACCCACATCGCCTCTGAAGCGTCCGCTGGAAGCGGAAGCCTTCAAGGCACATAAAAACAGTGGCAGGGTTGCCCGATGGAGATTCAAACGTTTCACCAGGGACTCTTTTTACCGATACTCAAGCCCGGAAAAACGACGCTGAAGTTGTCATTCCACTTGCGTCGGGGCTGTAAATTTGCGACATCTACCAAGCCATTTGCGACAGGGCCGTAAAGAAGCTGAAAGGTGGGGTACGCAAGTATCGCCAACATGGTCGGCGTGATATAAGTTTGCGCCGACACAAAAAGAAAGAGCCGCCCAGATAATAAAACAGGTGGGACGGCAGTACTCTTCTAAAACCAAAGGAGCAAATCACGATGCGCGTGATGAAGTGGAGCATGATCGCACTGGCAGTTGCAGCAGCAGCCAGTACTCAATTGGCAACAGCCGCACCTTTCGTAGGCGACCAGGCCGAAGCCAAAGGTTTTGTTGAAGACGCAAAATTCGACTTGCTGCTTCGCAACTACTATTTCAACCGTAACAAGAAAGATGGCGCAGTCGACGATAAAGACTGGACCCAGGGTTTCCACGGTGTATTCAGCTCCGGTTACACCCAAGGCCCAGTAGGTTTTGGCGTTGACGCCTTCGGTTACCTGTCGGTCAAACTGGACGGTACCGACGAGCACTCCGGTTCGGGCAACCTGAGCACTAACGCTGCTGGCGAAAACAATGACAGCCAGGGCAAGGCAGGCGGCGCAGTCAAGGCTCGCATTTCCAAAACCGAACTGAAATTCGGTGAAATGCAGCCGAGCACCGCACCAGTATTCGCTGTTGGCGGCTCCCGTATCCTTCCGCAAACTGCTACCGGTTTCCAACTGCAGAGCAGCGAAATCAAAGACCTTGACCTCGAAGCCGGTCACTTCTACTCGGCAAGCAGCCAGGACAAAAACTCCAGCAAAGGTGGCTTGTACGCCAACTACGCAGGCGTTGAAGCCAACAATATCGATTATTTCGGCGGCAAGTACGGCATCACTGAAAACCTGAGCGCATCGCTGTACGGCGCCCAGCTGCAAGACATCTGGGACCAGTACTACGCCAACCTGAACTACACCATCCCGATGGGTGAAGATCAGTCGATCAACCTGGACGGTAACATCTACCGCACTGACGATTCCGGCGACGCTGAAGCGGGCGACATCAGCAACACCACGTTCTCGCTGGCAGCCGCTTACTCCTTCCTGAAAGCGCACACCCTCACCGTCGGCTTCCAGAAAGTCAACGGCGACACTCCGTTCGACTACATCGGCGTGGGCAAGAACAACCGCGGCGGCGACTCGATCTTCCTCGCCAACTCCATCCAGTACTCCGACTTCAACGGTCCGAACGAAAAATCTGCACAAGTTCGTTATGACCTGAAAATGGCCGAGTACGGCGTTCCGGGCCTGAGCTTCATGACCCGCTACGTGAAAGGCTGGGATATCGACGGCTCCAGCACTTCGACCAACAGCGCCTACGCGGGTCTGTATGGTGAAGATGGCAAGCACCACGAAACCAACTTTGAAGCCAAATACGTAGTGCAGACTGGCCCGGCCAAAGATCTGTCCTTCCGTATCCGTCAAGCATGGCACCGCGCCAACACTGACCAGGGCGAAGGCGATATCGACGAGTTCCGTCTGATCGTCGACTACCCGATTTCGGTCTTGTAATCGAAAGCAGTTAGTTTGCGCTAATAAAAAGGCCCATCTTCGGATGGGCCTTTTTTATTGCCACTGCAGTGTGCTTAACGAACCGGGTTCTCGTGTACACCCCTGACCGAAGGGTCAAACATGAACTGAACCGTTCATTTACGCCGTTGCGGAGTCCTGAACGACTCGAATAACCCGCTGTGGAAACGGAATATCGATCCCCGCTGTTTTCAGACGATCACGGGATTGTTCATTGAACATGAACATCACACTCCAATAATCGGCAGTTTTCACCCATACGCGCAGGGAAACAGTGATCGAACTGTCGCCCAAGGTGGAAATGACGGCTTCCGGAGCAGGCTCGGTCAATACACGCGGGTCCTTCGCCAGTTCCAACAGTACTTCACGGGCTTTCTGCAAGTCCGCTTCGTAATCCACACCCACATCAAACACAACCTTGCGGGTCGGCTGACGGTTAGTGTTGGTGATGATGCCGTTCGACAGATTGCCGTTAGGGACGATAATGGTTTTGTTATCGCCGGTGCGCAGCACGGTATGGAAAATCTGGATGCTGTCGACGGTGCCGGCCACACCCTGGGCCTCGATCCAGTCGCCAATGCGGAACGGACGGAACAACAGAATCAGCACGCCGCCGGCGAAGTTCGCCAGGCTGCCCTGCAACGCCAGGCCGATGGCCAGACCGGCCGCACCGATGGCGGCAACGAACGAGGTAGTTTCCACACCGATCATCGAGGCCACGCTGACAATCAGCAGCACCTTGAGAATGATGTTCGCCAGGCTGCTGATGAAGCCTTGCAGCGCCAGGTCGGCGTTACGCAGCGCCAGCAGTCCGCCGAGCTTTTGCGTCACCTTGTTGATCAGCCACCAGCCGATGGCCAGGGTGATGATCGCCAGCAGCACACGACTGCCATATTCCATGATCATCGGAATCCAGGCTTGGGATGCCTTGACCAGATTGTCCACTTCAGCATTCAAATCCATCTTCTTTCTCCTGATTCCCGGCTACCCGGCACGCGAAAAATGAGCGGCAGAAAAGACGCGCCCGATGCGGGCTCACCGTTTCTGCCATCGGGCCTCGGACGCCGAAAACGCCGATAGGTTCCCGCTTGAAAGTCAGTCGCGGAAGTTGTTGAACTGCAGCGGCATGTCGAAAGTTTTAGCGCGCAAGGCGGCAATGGCTTCTTGCAGGTCGTCACG
Encoded here:
- the aspS gene encoding aspartate--tRNA ligase, which gives rise to MMRSHYCGQLNESLEGQEITLCGWVHRRRDHGGVIFLDIRDRDGLAQVVFDPDRAESFAAADRVRSEYVVKITGKVRLRPAGATNANMASGMIEVLGYELEVLNEAETPPFPLNEFSDVGEETRLRYRFLDLRRPEMLEKLRLRSRMTTSIRRFLDENGFLDVETPILTRATPEGARDYLVPSRTHAGSFFALPQSPQLFKQLLMVAGFDRYYQIAKCFRDEDLRADRQPEFTQIDIETSFLDEKEIMGITEQMIRNLFKEVLDLEFGDFPHMTFEEAMRRYGSDKPDLRNPLELVDVADQLKEVDFKVFSGPANDPKCRVAALRVPGAASMPRSKIDDYTKFIGIYGAKGLAYIKVNERAKGVEGLQSPIVKNIPEANLNVILDRVGAVDGDIVFFGADKAKIVSEALGALRIKVGNDLNLLTCEWAPMWVVDFPMFEENDDGSFTALHHPFTAPKCTPEELEANPATALSRAYDMVLNGTELGGGSIRIHRKEMQQSVFRLLGISEAEQEEKFGFLLDALKYGAPPHGGLAFGLDRLVMLMTGAQSIREVIAFPKTQSAACVMTQAPGLVDAKALRELHIRLRETPKAE
- a CDS encoding FmdB family zinc ribbon protein, yielding MPMYDYQCASCGHQLEAIQKISAAPLVDCPACQAPELKKMLSMPGFRLSGTGWYETDFKTGSKKNLAGGDKAD
- a CDS encoding ribbon-helix-helix domain-containing protein, coding for MVNEGRQSEVRDGPPSKDIRIDPFVSEFDMGLAQPLSRSVRLNGFATCLRLEQVYWDILGEMAKVNRCSVSALLSHVDRQVHLRHGGVKNFSALVRVVCVVHSLKEGNCPVTA
- a CDS encoding cold-shock protein, whose protein sequence is MLKIVHLLMGAAALLLSFIPSLQPEAVPYLQQPDALYLAFFGLLNLTLAPVIPYWNKGARHQLQNLVSALLVLAVVLQTLTLIAKMPVIAGQPAVLFSLIAALIAVLLHLAISFYKSSPAAATPSYDMSNRDTGTVKWFNTSKGFGFISRDSGDDIFVHFRAIRGEGHRVLVEGQRVEFSVMNRDKGLQAEDVIAALPRR
- a CDS encoding SlyX family protein — its product is MSLEARVTDLESQMAFQDDTIQALNDVLAAQQRVVERLQLQMEALLKRQEEMVGQFESFEEEAPPPHY
- a CDS encoding HIT family protein; amino-acid sequence: MFALDPRLQQDTLPIGDFPLCRLLLSNDSNYPWFILVPRREDISEIFQLDVADQQQLWQETTALAETLKDSFDADKLNVAALGNVVSQLHMHVIVRKREDAAWPAPVWGKHPALPYSAEQIAVIRERLRLVLTDDFTFLEG
- a CDS encoding OprD family porin, whose translation is MRVMKWSMIALAVAAAASTQLATAAPFVGDQAEAKGFVEDAKFDLLLRNYYFNRNKKDGAVDDKDWTQGFHGVFSSGYTQGPVGFGVDAFGYLSVKLDGTDEHSGSGNLSTNAAGENNDSQGKAGGAVKARISKTELKFGEMQPSTAPVFAVGGSRILPQTATGFQLQSSEIKDLDLEAGHFYSASSQDKNSSKGGLYANYAGVEANNIDYFGGKYGITENLSASLYGAQLQDIWDQYYANLNYTIPMGEDQSINLDGNIYRTDDSGDAEAGDISNTTFSLAAAYSFLKAHTLTVGFQKVNGDTPFDYIGVGKNNRGGDSIFLANSIQYSDFNGPNEKSAQVRYDLKMAEYGVPGLSFMTRYVKGWDIDGSSTSTNSAYAGLYGEDGKHHETNFEAKYVVQTGPAKDLSFRIRQAWHRANTDQGEGDIDEFRLIVDYPISVL
- a CDS encoding mechanosensitive ion channel family protein; the encoded protein is MDLNAEVDNLVKASQAWIPMIMEYGSRVLLAIITLAIGWWLINKVTQKLGGLLALRNADLALQGFISSLANIILKVLLIVSVASMIGVETTSFVAAIGAAGLAIGLALQGSLANFAGGVLILLFRPFRIGDWIEAQGVAGTVDSIQIFHTVLRTGDNKTIIVPNGNLSNGIITNTNRQPTRKVVFDVGVDYEADLQKAREVLLELAKDPRVLTEPAPEAVISTLGDSSITVSLRVWVKTADYWSVMFMFNEQSRDRLKTAGIDIPFPQRVIRVVQDSATA